In Runella sp. SP2, the genomic window CATACTCCACACCTACCTCTACTCTTTTTCCAGCGTCGGTAAATTTAAAGGCATTGGAAAGAAGGTTTGTAATAATTTTCTCCAGTTTGTCCTGGTCCACTTCTCCCACAACTTTCTCCTGACTTTGGTAAAATGTAAATCTAATTTTCTTGCTTTCGGCCAAAGACTGGTAAGCACTGAACAGCGTTTTTAGGTACGTATCTAACCGAAGTGGCGTAAGTGTAACCTGTAACTGTCCCGCTTCAAGTTTGCTCAAATCAAGTAGTTGATTGATAAGCACAAGAAGGCGCTGAGCATTACGACTCACAATTTCATACACCTGATTTTGAGGATTTTGTCGCCGCAAATCTTCCATGTATCCCCCAATGAGGGTCAATGGAGTACGAAGTTCATGCGAGATATTGACAAAAAAATTGGTTTTAAGCTCATCAAGTTCTTGGAGCTGATTGGTTTGGATTTTTTTGAAGTACAACTCTTTTTTAATAGTAAGCTGTTCCTCCTCGTAAGTCCGAATAATTCGCCCCAAATAAAGCCCAAAAAACAACAATTCTAATACAAAAAATAACAGCGCTAGCTCAAAGAGCCCTGCCCATTGTAATCCCCCCAACAAGCGCGTAAGAACGAGCGAGTAGCTCGCCACGCCGAGTAAAAGTGGGACTCCATACGACCAATTGATACGGAAACGACGATAAGATGCTACGGCAATGATGCCCAACAATACATACTGACTACCCAGGTTTAAAAACACCGCCCCTTTTAGCCAATACCACTGATAATCAAACAAAATCAACAAAGCAAACACCACCGTTAAGCCCAAAACAACGCGAAGAAGATAGACCACGTACGACGGGAACGAACGAATATCGACCACCGAGCGAATAGCAAACGTGTAGCCAATGGGAGACATAAATATGGCAACGTTGTTGGCAATAGTCGCCCAATAGGGGTAGGTTGTCAACCACCCGCCAAGCACCCCTATCATGCCCCAGAAAGAAAACGTACGGATAAAAATGAAGGCCGAATACCGCTTAAACGACAGGTCTTTAATGACAAATAAGGCCAAAATGGAGGTGTAAATAAGGCGAATTAACAGGCTTCCATCGAGTATGCTCCACCGCTGAATGGAACTGTATTTGGTGCGTTCGAGGGCATCGGTGGGCAAAAGCACAAGGCGTGAAAAAATACCCCGTTTATTAACTACTTTGAGGTAAAGGGTCTGGGTTTGATGCGGTGCAAAAGAAAGCGTGAGAGAAGGCGTATTTTCAAAAATATAACTGTGATGTTTTTCTCGAAAACTCCCTTTTTCAAAACGGACAAACCTGCCATTGGGGGTTGCTTGAACGTAAAAATCAATGCGTTCGGTCAGGGGGTTTTCCCATCTTACAACCCACTTTTGTGGTTCGGCCGTCGCATTTTTTAACTTACATTTTATCCAAAAAGTATGATTAGAAAAAGGGATTAAAATATGCTTACTCTTATTTTGGGTAAATAAACGTTCTTGGATTTGTTCAAACGACCAGCTCGACAACTTATCTTCTACAATCCCGACACGAGAACTGGCATCTATTTCGTCTTTTTTGGGGTCAAGAAGCACATCTTGGGCATTTGCCCACACCCCAATCAAGAATAAGTAACAAAAAAACAAGCCTTTCATTCCGTAATTTTAACCTCTGACCCCAGTCGTATTTGTTCAAAAATCCACTAAAAATACAACAAAAAAGGGCAAGAACGATGCCGTCTTGCCCTTTTCAAAAATACAGAAATTGTACTTACTTTATTTTCACTACTTTAAGTACCTGTTGCTTTGATGCTGAGCGCACGTGGAGGAAATAAGCACCATTGGGCAAATCGCTTATTTCGTATTCTTCCAAATGGCTTGAGGTTTCCGCAACAAACGTCTGACGCAACACCTCCCGACCCAAAGCGTCGGTTAACGCTGCTTGCACTACTTGTCCCTTGCTCGCTTGCACTTTCAAACGCAGGATATTTGTGACAGGATTGGGCAAAACGGTGACGAAGGTGCCGTTATCAGTTATCTGTTTTCCGTTATCCGACCCTTGCCCTTCGCTTTTTGCATCTTCGCTATCCGCTGCGCGTGCTGCTCCCACGCCTACCCCATCTCGTGACTGGATACGGAACCAGTATTCTTGGTAGGCCAAGACATTACCTTGAGGCTTCCGTGTCGAGGGATAAATGCTGCCCCAGCCCTTTTGGTCCCAATAGCGAATGCCTAGTTTATATAAGCCTTTGGGTAAACCTGCATCGTAAACGTTACCTCCTGCTCCGTTGTCTTGGTAAAATCCGTAAGCGGGATGATTTTGTCCGTACAACTCCGTCCAGCCTTCGCGGTTGGCGTACATGAAATACGGCGCGTTGTTTTCGTGCGTGTTGAACGAACGAATCACACCCATTTCTGGCGTCGCCAACATGTCGAAGGTAAGCGAGCCGTCGGTGCTTAATCCGCAAGCTTCTACGTTAATTGTCCAGTAACGCGGAGCTTGTTTGTTAGCATTTTCTACAAAATACAAGGTCGGATTCACCTGCGTACTCTGCTCCAATTCGGGACCACCGTCGCGGGTGATGAACTGGCTCGACCACGCCGCGCGGTCGTTTACCTTCACCGCTGATTTGCTTTGGCCGATGTTTATCAATGTCACCACAAAAGCATTCCAATAAATATCCTTGCGAACACTTTCCGAACTTTCACAACCACCTTCAAAAAGACACTTCGCCCAATAAGTCTGTTTCGTTACGTTGTTGAAAGCGACTTCAAAACTTGGTGCGGTTACACCCGTGTTCCAGAATGTTTGGCTTCCTGCGGGGCAATTGGCTGAAATCGTGACCGTTGTGCCCGTGCAAACAATCTCTTGACTTGCCGTAATCACGGGCGCTACTTGGGTTGGTGTTAAAGTGAATGTCACTACATTGCTCTTTTCGCTCAAACAACCATTTTCAGTTTGGCAACGAGCGTAGTACGACGTCGTCTGGCTTGGAACGGTGGCGGGAAGGCTTGGCAAAGCCACGTTCGTGGTGGCATTGTACCAAACCGTGCGCAAACTGCCGCAAGTTGATTGTCCACTGAAACTGGCTGTCGCGTCGCAACTGCTCGTCGATGACAAAGACACTCTCGGTGCTGATGGAATATTCACCAATTTTAACCGCATCACGCCAGACTCCGATTCCACACAAGAAGGAGTCCCGTCTGATTTGCGACAGCGCACGCGGTAGTTGTGGAACTGATTATCCACCAAACCTACGGGAATTCCTGTACTATATTCTCCACCATCAACTGAATAAAGAATCACTTCGCCAGTGGCACAATTGGCAGTAAAGGTAAGAGGCACGTTCACCAAACTACACACTTCCTTCGTCTCACCTACGGCAACCGTCACGCCATCCACCAGCAATGACACGTTTTGTGGAACGGAAGCGCGGTTGTTAATTGTCAATTCAATTGGTGAAGTGTAAGTTACTGGATGATTAGCACTGCAAGCCGCCTGGTAGCGGTGGGGTTGGTTATTGGACGGCTGGGTGACTGGTGGATTGGGAGACCAATCGCTCCATGCATTGTTGCCAACTTGTACACGCCAAACGGGCGAACCTACCACACACAAACCCGAAACTGTAAACTGCAAACCATTAACTGGATTGGCATCCGTATCGCACAAAACTTGAGAATTACCTTCGGAAAGCGTTTGTTGGAGCGTTGTTAAAATAATTGTTGGTTTGCTTATCACTGTCACTGTAAACGAGCACTCCGTCGTCTGGCCATTCGCTGCTGTCACTTTGAAAGTATTTGTCGTAACTCCTACAGGATACAGCACTCCTGTTCCCAAACCTGACGTCTGGATCGTTACTGCATCTGCACAATTGTCGGTACCAACGGGGGCTACGTATGTCACGAGCATACCTTCATAGACTACAATATTCGCGGGACAAGTTATCTTTGGTGCTTCCGCATCAGTAACAGTCACGGTGAATGAACAACTTGTCTTTTGTCCGTTCGACGCCGTTACTTCAAACGTATTTGTCGTTGTGCCTACGGGGAAAGCTGCGCCAGAAGCCAAGCCTGCCGTTTGCGCCGTCGTTGCTCCTGAGCAATTATCACTGCCCACGGGTGCTGTGTATGTCACCACCGCTGAACATTGACCCGCATCATTGCTGACGCTGATATTCGCAGGACAAGTTATCTTTGGCACTTCCGTATCGGTGACCGTTACGGTGAATGAGCAGCTTGTCTTTTGTCCGTTCGCTGCCGTTACTTCAAACGTGTTTGTCGTGATTCCTACGGGGAATGCTGCGCCAGAAGCCAAGCCTGCCGTTTGTGTCGTCGTTACTCCTGAACAATTGTCACTGCCTACGGGTGCAGTATATGTTACCACCGCTGAGCATTGACCCGCATCATTGCTAACGCTGATATTTTCAGGACAAGTTATCTTTGGTGCTTCCGTATCAACCACTGTCACTGTGAATGAACAGCTTGTCTTTTGTCCATTTGCTGCCGTTACTTCAAACGTATTTGTCGTTGTGCCTACGGGGAAAGCTGCGCCAGAAGCCAAGCCTGCCGTTTGCGCCGTCGTTGCTCCTGAGCAGTTATCGCTGCCTACGGGTGCTGTGTATGTCACCACCGCTGAACATTGACCCGCGTCATTGCTAACGCTGATATTCGCAGGACAAGTTATCTTTGGCGCTTCCGCGTCTGTAACAGTCACGGTAAATGAACAGCTTGTCTTTTGTCCATTCGACGCCGTTACTTCAAAAGTATTTGTCGTTGTGCCTACGGGGAATGCTGCGCCAGAAGCCAGACCTGCCGTTT contains:
- a CDS encoding ATP-binding protein — encoded protein: MKGLFFCYLFLIGVWANAQDVLLDPKKDEIDASSRVGIVEDKLSSWSFEQIQERLFTQNKSKHILIPFSNHTFWIKCKLKNATAEPQKWVVRWENPLTERIDFYVQATPNGRFVRFEKGSFREKHHSYIFENTPSLTLSFAPHQTQTLYLKVVNKRGIFSRLVLLPTDALERTKYSSIQRWSILDGSLLIRLIYTSILALFVIKDLSFKRYSAFIFIRTFSFWGMIGVLGGWLTTYPYWATIANNVAIFMSPIGYTFAIRSVVDIRSFPSYVVYLLRVVLGLTVVFALLILFDYQWYWLKGAVFLNLGSQYVLLGIIAVASYRRFRINWSYGVPLLLGVASYSLVLTRLLGGLQWAGLFELALLFFVLELLFFGLYLGRIIRTYEEEQLTIKKELYFKKIQTNQLQELDELKTNFFVNISHELRTPLTLIGGYMEDLRRQNPQNQVYEIVSRNAQRLLVLINQLLDLSKLEAGQLQVTLTPLRLDTYLKTLFSAYQSLAESKKIRFTFYQSQEKVVGEVDQDKLEKIITNLLSNAFKFTDAGKRVEVGVEYALLNNRLIISVKDEGVGIPNDKLAQIFNRFYQVERPNYAKYEGTGVGLALVKELVNALNGTIQVQSKEGKGSVFRVELPVTYKDDVSIGGEYPQAPMNWASVEIKTEETNPKHDVDLRLLVVDDNADIRQYVRSIFAKDYWVVEAENGKIGVEKALEMTPDIIISDLMMPEMDGFEFCKRLKSDEKTSHIPIIMLSAKANSESRIESWELGADDYLLKPFQSEEVRVRVQTLLEKQARLRTYFSAAVGTEKPATDTEEASKERGFLLKLYALVEQRMSDSEFTAELCAKEMGMSQSQLLRKLKALTNQTINEYIRDFRLQRAADLLSQNETTVSEIVYEVGFTNLSYFTKMFKEKYGKLPSEFFTQEE